The following coding sequences are from one Epinephelus moara isolate mb chromosome 7, YSFRI_EMoa_1.0, whole genome shotgun sequence window:
- the gpm6bb gene encoding glycoprotein M6Bb isoform X3, with protein sequence METPSEENQDQRQDKRGCFECCIKCLGGVPYASLVATILCFSGVALFCGCGHVALTGTVTILETYFSTVTEDHAMLTEVIQLMQYVIYGIASFFFLYGIILLAEGFYTTSAVKELHSEFKTTICGRCISGMFVFLTYILGVAWLGVFGFSAVPVFLFYNMWSTCAAMKSPMANLTNDSICVDVRQYGIIPWNATPGKACGNTLGQICNTSEFYLSYHLYIVACAGAGATVIALLIYMMATTYNFAVLKFKSREDCCTKF encoded by the exons ATGGAAACTCCATCAGAAGAAAACCAAGACCAGAGGCAGGACAAAAGAG gtTGCTTTGAGTGCTGCATCAAGTGTTTAGGCGGGGTGCCGTATGCGTCGCTGGTGGCTACAATCCTCTGCTTCTCTGGCGTTGCCCTGTTCTGTGGATGTGGCCATGTGGCTCTCACTGGCACAGTGACCATCCTGGAAACCTACTTCTCCACGGTCACCGAGGATCACGCCATGCTGACTGAGGT AATACAGCTGATGCAGTATGTCATCTACGGCATTGCTTCGTTTTTCTTCCTGTACGGGATCATTCTGCTGGCTGAGGGCTTCTACACGACCAGCGCAGTCAAGGAGCTGCACAGCGAGTTCAAGACCACCATCTGTGGACGCTGCATCAGTGGAATG TTTGTGTTCCTCACATACATTCTTGGTGTGGCCTGGCTCGGTGTGTTCGGCTTCTCCGCTGTGCCAGTCTTCCTCTTCTACAACATGTGGTCTACCTGTGCCGCCATGAAGTCTCCCATGGCCAACCTCACCAATGACTCCATCTGTGTGGATGTTCGTCAGTACG GAATTATCCCATGGAACGCCACACCAGGCAAGGCCTGTGGAAATACGCTAGGTCAGATCTGCAACACCAGTGAG TTCTACCTGTCTTATCACCTGTACATCGTAGCGTGCGCCGGGGCAGGAGCCACCGTGATCGCTCTG CTGATCTACATGATGGCTACCACTTATAACTTTGCCGTTTTGAAGTTTAAGAGTCGAGAAGACTGCTGCACTaagttttaa